Proteins co-encoded in one Nitrospiraceae bacterium genomic window:
- a CDS encoding MCP four helix bundle domain-containing protein, producing the protein MRRVPWRELVISLVVVLGGAAQAQVLSRVDQDLRVIYTEYTLAVVDLGHVNTELSRYRTTILRAMEATTKPEFMRIAESLPFQRGRIESTIERFSQIVKSAAIDKFHRTEELAELDEVQDNLAAYLTASEYTIGLLRQLWATPAGGSAGQIRERAEDNAAKDAGGKFIAVTLALDRLIETVSAIAAQIRTDADKRLRMLTAATMGFTVLVVLVVISPIGRSRTAHP; encoded by the coding sequence ATGCGGCGGGTGCCGTGGCGTGAACTCGTCATCAGTCTCGTTGTCGTCCTGGGCGGAGCGGCGCAGGCGCAGGTCTTGTCCCGGGTTGACCAGGACCTGCGCGTGATCTATACCGAGTACACGCTTGCGGTGGTCGATCTCGGTCACGTCAACACGGAGCTCAGCCGGTACCGCACGACGATTCTCCGGGCGATGGAAGCGACCACCAAGCCGGAATTTATGCGGATTGCGGAGTCCCTGCCATTTCAGCGTGGTCGCATCGAATCAACCATCGAACGATTTTCTCAGATCGTAAAGAGCGCGGCGATCGACAAGTTCCACCGCACCGAAGAACTGGCTGAGTTGGATGAGGTGCAGGATAACTTGGCTGCCTACCTGACTGCGTCGGAATACACGATCGGTTTGCTGCGCCAACTGTGGGCAACTCCTGCGGGTGGCTCCGCGGGGCAGATTCGAGAGCGGGCCGAGGACAATGCCGCAAAGGATGCAGGCGGTAAATTTATCGCCGTCACGTTGGCATTGGATCGGTTGATCGAGACTGTCTCCGCCATTGCCGCGCAGATCCGCACGGATGCCGACAAGCGGCTGCGCATGCTGACGGCTGCAACCATGGGCTTCACAGTATTGGTCGTCCTAGTCGTCATCTCGCCCATCGGACGCAGTCGAACGGCTCATCCCTAG
- a CDS encoding multicopper oxidase domain-containing protein, which translates to MHHYFSTRMGSRALRVITGGAILWLPMAAAAGESLPHADHATAQQAAMAHQLPAWAEQLKGQTIIEDSIAGRPERSSMVEQQHQRIMEHLNHDPQVQHVNTGMFNTQTMMHQYGAGGQDLLLMSDPRVEPVAMTNGGKCPATAPVKQYNVSAINVEITLNQWLDFYPGYMYVLDENLDKVRAEEAKNKESREKEGFDPGAVIPGVQAQWIQPLTIRGNQGDCVKIKLANKLEGGEDVSLHIHGSSMVVSATGAAATTTNSDSIVPKDKVGEFEWYIHPSTQEGVRQFHTFSNDRELTVMGLFGSFVVEPHGSEYLEALGTGEATPANSGWQVMIRNGSGPDFREFVLYYHEVGDEAFRPLNKKGDFLPQRDPLTDAYRPGGRAINYRSEPFGINNMHVQHEYFGFEDESMGYSSYTFGDPSPTIPRSYLGDPAKFRLVHGGSEVFHSHHPHGGTIRWPRSPRAIDDMNLWATATNGPVKYPVIRHKTDRVDVEVIGPSEALDLETECGSGLCQQLAGDFLFHCHVAHHYVAGMWGYWRVYNTIQQGELRNDTMPDLRELPDRKGRIRAPVSSDKLIGTTVDWFGKQFQIIEKGKSNWKGNPATITIKDWVAMQLPPPGKPGHKDDEKGQTISYDATVYDWTWEGARAMSEKESTIDNPKYKSTHPGKRHPIMFETTTGKVAWPYLTPHFGRRVMFSPNHVGAPWLEMIRRDANGEESEDQALPGENGVWSLCPENAGRKHYNVHFIKLPITIAKKTGKEPAVVDPNGLIYVLHEEEAEVRKNDDLKYPLVVRGNIYDCVDWTLTSEWDDDDYTNFQASKINTHWHFLQFDNQASDGVITGFSYEQSVRPFTMLEKKNQKGLPAPMNTTLTAATKKGATSITVKNAKQYHVGTLILVGADNVKGNEVSRIKAINGNTITLARGLKHDHPANDIVTVEFVRQRFWVDADVGTVFWHDHAFGATTWPHGGFGTFIAEPVGSTYHDPKTGKPIRSGPVADIRTVEPVGHGVNGSFRELMVQVHDTVPHTVNIVTAGNPPGQPIEVALEAGKTVSFMMPEKIYMTPMPFLNGGTHTTGSGLNFRAGPIAQRLATNPDASQIFNSQIHGDPYTPILRAYTGDTMVFRLLHTLMNESMVWTISGHSFLSERYAGDANRKNSIHIGIAERYDLVVPQAGGPRLQAGDYIHFNGRSSKFSEGGWGIIRVLDKEVSDLKKLPAGFSHRNEIPEARPVCPADAPVKQFNVVALDYPGMKFNPKAPESIEVDFERKILLTNPEAKIYALEEDVAKVAGGAQPMPLTLRINSGDCVKVHLKNKMKDGKASFSAIGLAFDPKDSMGANVGNNPGDQTVAPGAERVYTYYADPFLGETTSLVWDWGNVMLNPRNGLFGAVVVGPKGAKYRDPKTGADLSNKNAWAADVIIDRTVPGYEHRQNYRDVALFFQDEDNIIGTSFMPYVQNVAGLTGVNYRSEPYKFREEQGCSLGKVFQPCKADKPEDPATPLIEAHAGDPVRIHILGVSNEQNGMFSVEKHEWPIEPFMRGADLISVVEYSGSEVLDAMIPSAGGMYRLPGDYVYSNQRLPYSQSGQWGYLRVLPTGDTRLLPLAGAGAGAKNAGVEQPAPQAIPVSSK; encoded by the coding sequence ATGCATCACTATTTCTCTACCCGTATGGGGTCACGCGCGCTTCGCGTGATCACCGGGGGAGCCATCCTCTGGCTCCCCATGGCTGCAGCAGCAGGTGAAAGCCTGCCGCATGCCGACCACGCCACCGCGCAGCAAGCCGCGATGGCGCATCAGCTGCCTGCCTGGGCTGAACAGCTCAAGGGGCAAACGATTATCGAGGACTCGATCGCCGGAAGACCGGAACGTTCGTCGATGGTCGAACAGCAGCACCAGCGCATCATGGAGCATTTAAACCATGATCCTCAGGTGCAGCACGTCAACACCGGTATGTTCAATACCCAGACCATGATGCACCAGTACGGTGCCGGCGGGCAGGACCTGCTGTTGATGTCTGATCCCCGCGTCGAACCGGTTGCGATGACCAACGGCGGCAAGTGCCCTGCGACGGCGCCGGTCAAGCAGTACAATGTGTCGGCGATCAACGTCGAGATCACCCTCAATCAGTGGCTCGACTTCTATCCCGGCTACATGTACGTCCTGGACGAGAATCTCGATAAGGTCCGGGCTGAAGAAGCCAAGAACAAGGAGTCCCGCGAGAAAGAAGGGTTCGATCCGGGCGCGGTGATCCCCGGCGTGCAGGCCCAGTGGATTCAGCCGTTGACCATCCGCGGCAACCAGGGCGATTGCGTCAAGATCAAGCTGGCTAACAAGCTCGAGGGCGGTGAGGACGTCAGCCTGCACATCCACGGCTCCTCTATGGTCGTCAGCGCCACGGGTGCAGCGGCGACCACGACGAACTCCGACTCGATCGTTCCCAAGGACAAGGTCGGCGAGTTCGAGTGGTACATCCACCCGAGCACGCAGGAAGGCGTCCGTCAATTCCACACCTTCAGCAACGATCGTGAACTGACGGTGATGGGGCTGTTTGGCTCGTTTGTCGTCGAACCCCACGGTTCAGAATATCTCGAGGCCCTGGGTACCGGCGAGGCCACGCCAGCCAACAGCGGATGGCAGGTCATGATCCGGAACGGCAGCGGCCCGGACTTCCGTGAATTCGTCCTCTACTATCATGAGGTCGGTGACGAAGCATTTCGTCCGCTGAACAAGAAGGGTGACTTCCTTCCGCAGCGCGACCCGTTGACCGACGCGTATCGCCCGGGCGGTCGCGCGATCAACTATCGCAGCGAGCCGTTCGGCATCAATAACATGCACGTGCAGCACGAGTACTTTGGGTTTGAGGACGAGTCGATGGGGTATAGCTCCTACACCTTCGGCGATCCGTCGCCGACGATCCCCCGCTCTTACCTCGGTGACCCGGCGAAGTTTCGCCTTGTGCACGGCGGCTCGGAGGTGTTCCACAGCCATCATCCGCACGGCGGCACGATTCGCTGGCCGCGCAGCCCGCGCGCCATCGATGACATGAACCTCTGGGCGACGGCGACCAACGGTCCGGTGAAGTATCCGGTGATCCGGCACAAGACCGACCGCGTGGACGTTGAGGTCATCGGTCCGTCGGAAGCGCTCGATCTGGAGACCGAATGCGGTTCCGGTCTGTGCCAGCAGTTGGCCGGAGACTTCCTGTTCCACTGCCACGTGGCGCACCACTATGTGGCCGGAATGTGGGGCTATTGGCGCGTTTACAACACGATTCAGCAAGGGGAATTGCGCAACGACACCATGCCGGATCTGCGCGAATTGCCGGACCGCAAGGGCCGCATTCGGGCGCCGGTGTCATCCGACAAGCTAATCGGGACGACAGTCGATTGGTTCGGTAAGCAGTTCCAGATCATCGAGAAGGGCAAGAGCAACTGGAAGGGCAACCCCGCCACGATTACCATCAAGGATTGGGTGGCGATGCAGTTGCCTCCTCCGGGCAAGCCCGGTCATAAGGACGATGAAAAGGGCCAGACGATTTCCTACGACGCCACCGTGTACGACTGGACGTGGGAAGGCGCTCGGGCGATGAGCGAGAAGGAAAGCACGATCGACAACCCGAAGTACAAGTCGACACACCCGGGCAAGCGGCATCCGATCATGTTTGAAACGACCACCGGCAAGGTGGCCTGGCCGTATCTGACGCCGCACTTCGGCCGTCGGGTGATGTTCTCGCCGAATCACGTCGGCGCGCCGTGGTTGGAAATGATCCGCCGGGACGCGAACGGAGAGGAAAGTGAGGATCAAGCACTGCCGGGTGAGAACGGCGTGTGGAGCCTGTGTCCGGAGAATGCCGGCCGTAAGCACTACAACGTGCACTTCATCAAGCTGCCGATCACGATCGCCAAGAAGACGGGCAAGGAGCCTGCGGTCGTGGACCCGAACGGTTTGATCTACGTGCTGCATGAGGAAGAGGCGGAAGTCCGCAAGAACGACGACCTGAAGTATCCGTTGGTCGTTCGCGGCAACATCTATGACTGCGTCGATTGGACGTTGACCAGCGAGTGGGACGACGATGACTATACGAATTTCCAGGCATCGAAGATCAACACGCACTGGCACTTCCTGCAGTTCGATAATCAGGCGTCTGACGGCGTGATCACCGGCTTCTCGTATGAGCAGTCGGTTCGTCCGTTCACGATGCTCGAAAAGAAGAATCAGAAGGGCCTTCCGGCCCCGATGAACACGACCTTGACGGCGGCGACCAAGAAGGGCGCCACGTCCATCACCGTGAAGAATGCCAAGCAGTACCATGTCGGCACCCTGATCTTGGTCGGTGCCGATAACGTCAAGGGCAACGAGGTCTCGCGGATCAAGGCGATCAACGGCAACACGATCACCTTGGCCAGGGGCTTGAAGCACGATCACCCGGCTAACGACATCGTGACGGTGGAATTCGTGCGGCAACGGTTCTGGGTCGATGCCGACGTGGGAACGGTGTTCTGGCACGACCACGCGTTCGGCGCGACGACCTGGCCGCACGGCGGATTTGGGACGTTCATCGCGGAGCCGGTCGGCTCCACCTACCACGACCCGAAGACCGGCAAGCCGATCCGTAGCGGACCGGTGGCCGACATCCGTACGGTGGAGCCGGTCGGTCATGGCGTCAACGGCAGCTTCCGCGAGCTGATGGTGCAGGTGCACGATACGGTGCCCCACACGGTCAACATCGTGACCGCGGGCAATCCGCCGGGGCAGCCGATCGAAGTGGCGCTTGAGGCGGGGAAAACCGTATCGTTCATGATGCCCGAGAAGATCTATATGACGCCGATGCCGTTCCTGAACGGCGGGACGCATACCACGGGCAGCGGGCTGAATTTCCGGGCCGGACCCATCGCGCAGCGGTTGGCCACGAATCCGGATGCCTCGCAAATCTTCAACAGCCAGATTCACGGCGATCCCTATACGCCGATCCTTCGCGCGTACACGGGTGACACCATGGTATTCCGGCTGTTGCACACGCTGATGAACGAGTCGATGGTCTGGACGATCTCCGGCCATTCGTTCCTCAGCGAGCGGTATGCCGGCGATGCGAACCGGAAGAATTCGATCCACATCGGTATTGCCGAGCGCTACGATCTCGTGGTGCCGCAGGCCGGTGGACCGCGGTTGCAGGCCGGCGACTACATCCATTTCAACGGACGGTCGTCCAAGTTCTCCGAGGGAGGCTGGGGCATCATCCGTGTGTTGGATAAGGAAGTCAGTGATCTGAAGAAGCTTCCCGCCGGGTTCTCGCATCGCAACGAGATTCCGGAAGCACGACCGGTATGCCCGGCTGATGCGCCGGTGAAGCAGTTCAACGTCGTGGCCCTGGACTATCCGGGCATGAAGTTCAACCCGAAGGCTCCCGAGAGCATCGAGGTGGACTTTGAACGGAAGATCCTGTTGACCAATCCTGAGGCGAAGATCTATGCCCTCGAGGAGGACGTGGCGAAGGTGGCCGGCGGCGCACAGCCGATGCCGCTGACGCTCCGTATCAACAGCGGGGACTGCGTGAAAGTGCATCTGAAGAACAAAATGAAGGACGGCAAGGCGTCCTTCTCCGCGATCGGCCTGGCCTTCGATCCGAAGGATTCCATGGGCGCGAACGTGGGGAACAACCCCGGTGATCAGACCGTGGCTCCGGGCGCCGAGCGTGTCTATACCTACTACGCCGATCCGTTCCTCGGTGAGACCACCTCATTGGTCTGGGACTGGGGCAATGTGATGCTGAATCCGCGTAACGGCTTGTTCGGTGCCGTGGTGGTCGGTCCGAAGGGCGCGAAGTATCGCGACCCGAAGACCGGCGCCGACCTGTCGAACAAGAATGCGTGGGCGGCCGATGTCATCATCGATCGGACGGTGCCGGGATACGAGCATCGCCAGAATTACCGCGATGTGGCGTTGTTCTTCCAGGACGAAGACAACATCATCGGCACGAGCTTCATGCCCTATGTGCAGAACGTGGCGGGATTGACCGGCGTCAACTACCGGTCCGAACCGTACAAGTTCCGCGAGGAACAGGGCTGCTCGCTGGGTAAGGTGTTCCAGCCTTGCAAGGCGGATAAGCCCGAAGATCCCGCAACCCCGTTGATCGAGGCGCATGCGGGTGATCCCGTGCGCATCCATATTCTCGGGGTGAGCAATGAGCAAAACGGCATGTTCAGCGTCGAGAAGCATGAATGGCCGATCGAGCCTTTCATGCGCGGCGCAGACTTGATCAGCGTCGTCGAGTACTCCGGTTCTGAAGTGCTCGATGCGATGATTCCGTCTGCCGGTGGCATGTACCGCTTGCCGGGCGATTATGTGTACAGCAATCAACGGTTGCCGTACTCGCAGTCCGGACAGTGGGGCTACCTGCGGGTGCTGCCGACAGGCGACACACGACTGTTGCCTCTGGCGGGTGCCGGCGCCGGTGCGAAAAATGCCGGGGTGGAACAGCCTGCTCCTCAGGCGATTCCAGTCTCCAGCAAGTAG
- a CDS encoding carboxypeptidase regulatory-like domain-containing protein yields the protein MMAVGLMGVWSASPARAYEAIEVQHGGTLEGTISLDGPIPEAKGFNLITFPDPVYCGRISNGKGWRLLKDFQVGQNGGLRNAVVLLEGVETGKPFDMSVPLIEARDCLFQPWVTIVRNGHAVEVVNMDPVMHDIQGYETSVEAGNRVLFNTPLILNHQHQRGNMHAMHNHAPGKSLVGPIYLNKGRRTFYMQCGFHAYMESWAMAVNNPYYAVTDEQGKYRLDNIPSGTYQLVVWHPQSGPGVTRMVTIQPDGTTTEHVALPAPKGSRTAYKVMDNPRFGLEALGHPVDIQPLVEQQQ from the coding sequence ATGATGGCGGTGGGCCTGATGGGTGTCTGGTCAGCCTCTCCAGCCAGGGCCTATGAGGCGATCGAGGTTCAGCATGGCGGCACATTAGAAGGAACCATTTCACTGGACGGGCCGATTCCCGAGGCCAAGGGCTTCAATCTGATCACGTTTCCCGATCCTGTCTATTGCGGCAGAATTTCCAATGGAAAAGGCTGGCGGTTACTGAAAGATTTCCAGGTGGGTCAGAACGGCGGGTTGAGAAATGCCGTCGTATTGTTGGAAGGGGTCGAGACAGGTAAGCCTTTCGATATGTCCGTACCGCTGATTGAAGCCCGTGACTGCCTGTTTCAGCCGTGGGTCACGATCGTTCGTAACGGACATGCGGTTGAGGTCGTGAATATGGACCCCGTCATGCACGACATCCAAGGGTACGAAACGTCCGTCGAGGCGGGAAACCGCGTGCTCTTCAACACCCCCCTGATCTTGAACCACCAACATCAGCGCGGCAACATGCATGCCATGCACAACCATGCTCCGGGCAAGTCGCTGGTGGGGCCGATCTATCTGAATAAAGGGCGGCGCACGTTTTACATGCAGTGCGGATTCCATGCGTATATGGAAAGCTGGGCCATGGCCGTCAACAATCCTTACTATGCCGTGACGGATGAACAGGGGAAGTATCGGTTGGACAATATTCCGTCTGGTACCTACCAGCTGGTGGTGTGGCATCCACAGTCCGGCCCCGGCGTTACCCGCATGGTCACTATCCAGCCGGATGGGACGACGACCGAGCATGTGGCGTTGCCGGCACCCAAGGGGTCCCGCACCGCCTATAAGGTGATGGATAACCCGCGGTTTGGCCTTGAAGCTCTGGGGCATCCCGTTGATATTCAGCCGCTGGTCGAGCAACAGCAATAG
- a CDS encoding HEAT repeat domain-containing protein — MCVITAAFWLLLCLVSVAGAAAPHEAQTAFDKKQYQEAVDLADRLLKDGKADLDVRRLKIRALLRLGKPKEALTEYDVLTQALKQDDQALLREVSLGFIMVLVKDMREQMRGAAYTALKDFDSPDTISLLEDGLSDGSGLVRALAAEALGKLDAGRRSPRLRKALEDQASIVKTLIIKVLGKSGDKSAIPLLEESYKDEQASVRLAAAGALYRSGRAEMWDVIQKAASAQNPEERATALRMIGELQDPRGLSILTEALINTQPSVRGAAASGLGDLGKVEAIPALQGVLDDKIPAVRTSATISLGELGAREAIPSLRKSLSDGNAVVKAAAVSALLRLGEPIETMMPQIYELAQEKDPGTRSAAAKAVGRAQGASVQPAVEFLADVLKDPIPRPRIAAARSLGQIGGINLIPLLKTALHDEDDAVRATAGGAIGRVLSHKLQSSNHSK, encoded by the coding sequence GTGTGCGTGATAACTGCGGCATTCTGGTTGCTGTTGTGTTTGGTCTCGGTAGCGGGGGCGGCCGCGCCGCATGAGGCCCAGACGGCCTTTGATAAGAAGCAGTACCAAGAGGCGGTGGACTTGGCGGACCGCCTCTTGAAGGATGGAAAAGCTGATCTCGATGTCCGACGACTGAAGATCCGCGCTCTATTGCGTTTGGGGAAACCGAAAGAGGCGCTGACGGAATATGATGTGCTTACTCAGGCTCTCAAGCAGGATGACCAGGCACTGCTGCGGGAGGTTTCGCTCGGGTTCATCATGGTACTAGTCAAGGATATGCGGGAGCAAATGCGGGGCGCTGCCTACACCGCGTTGAAAGATTTCGATTCGCCGGACACCATTTCGCTGTTGGAGGACGGGCTTAGTGACGGATCCGGCTTGGTCCGAGCCTTGGCCGCCGAGGCCCTCGGTAAACTCGATGCCGGTCGTCGCTCGCCGAGATTGCGAAAGGCGCTCGAGGACCAGGCGAGCATCGTCAAGACGCTCATTATCAAGGTGTTGGGAAAGAGCGGGGACAAATCCGCCATCCCACTTCTGGAAGAATCCTACAAGGACGAGCAGGCGTCGGTGCGTCTGGCTGCCGCAGGAGCCTTGTATCGGTCGGGGCGCGCAGAGATGTGGGACGTCATCCAGAAGGCCGCGTCTGCGCAAAACCCTGAGGAGAGGGCGACGGCCTTGCGGATGATCGGAGAGTTGCAAGACCCTCGGGGTCTTTCCATCCTCACCGAGGCGTTGATCAATACACAGCCATCTGTCCGCGGCGCGGCTGCCTCGGGGTTGGGGGATCTTGGCAAAGTGGAGGCCATCCCGGCGTTACAAGGGGTCCTGGATGACAAGATTCCGGCTGTGAGAACCTCGGCCACCATCAGTTTGGGAGAATTAGGGGCCAGGGAGGCCATCCCATCGTTGCGCAAATCGTTATCAGATGGCAATGCCGTCGTTAAAGCGGCGGCCGTATCGGCCCTCTTGCGTCTTGGGGAACCCATCGAGACCATGATGCCGCAAATCTATGAGCTGGCGCAGGAGAAGGACCCAGGCACGAGGTCGGCGGCGGCCAAGGCGGTCGGCCGGGCCCAGGGCGCGAGCGTGCAGCCGGCAGTGGAGTTCTTGGCTGATGTGTTGAAGGATCCTATCCCGAGGCCCCGGATCGCTGCCGCGCGTTCTTTGGGCCAAATAGGAGGGATCAATCTCATCCCCTTGCTCAAAACCGCCTTGCACGATGAGGATGACGCGGTGCGCGCCACTGCCGGTGGGGCAATCGGTCGGGTACTGTCACACAAGCTACAATCGTCTAATCACTCGAAATAA
- a CDS encoding methyltransferase domain-containing protein, which produces MVSRDLSLAEIFQLGYYWETKILLTAVKLDVFSALDGRGKTVGELAAKIEANTRTLELLLNALVAMRLLNKEGGLYTNTPAASTHLVKQAPQYVGHLLILHDAEWQNWGHLEEAIRSGRSPVTQHVFETDPQLGANVLSVLHRIGQQSGPDLAKRLALGSAKSMLDLGGGAGTNAIAFCRVYPQLSATVFDLPTTLPVTEHTVKEAGLEGRISLMAGDFNRDGLGGPYDVALMSDILHYQDFDTNAAIVTKIFRHLNPGGRLIIKDRFLDPTGTSPAWTTAFAVHILVNTEQGACYRTSDAMQWMRDGGYGSIEELERTAVVQGWRPSEG; this is translated from the coding sequence GTGGTGTCTCGAGACCTATCTCTGGCTGAAATCTTCCAGCTTGGTTATTACTGGGAGACGAAGATTCTCTTAACCGCCGTGAAGTTAGACGTTTTTTCTGCTCTGGATGGGCGTGGAAAAACCGTCGGGGAGCTTGCGGCGAAGATTGAGGCGAATACCCGTACGCTTGAGTTGCTGTTGAATGCGCTCGTGGCGATGCGTCTTCTTAATAAAGAAGGCGGTCTTTATACCAATACCCCTGCCGCCAGTACTCATTTGGTCAAGCAAGCTCCGCAGTATGTCGGGCATCTACTCATTCTCCACGATGCAGAATGGCAAAATTGGGGCCATCTTGAGGAAGCGATTCGCAGCGGACGTTCTCCGGTCACCCAGCACGTGTTTGAAACGGATCCCCAGCTAGGGGCCAATGTGCTGTCCGTGCTGCATCGGATCGGACAACAGAGCGGTCCAGATCTCGCCAAACGGCTCGCTTTGGGTTCGGCCAAGTCCATGCTCGATCTCGGAGGCGGGGCCGGGACGAATGCGATCGCATTTTGCCGGGTGTATCCGCAACTCTCGGCCACGGTATTTGATTTGCCCACAACGTTGCCGGTCACGGAACATACCGTCAAAGAGGCCGGGCTCGAAGGGCGGATCAGCCTCATGGCCGGTGATTTCAATCGCGATGGATTGGGCGGTCCTTACGACGTCGCACTGATGTCCGACATCCTGCACTATCAGGATTTCGATACGAACGCGGCCATCGTAACGAAGATCTTTCGGCACCTCAATCCGGGGGGGCGACTGATCATCAAGGATCGTTTCCTGGACCCAACCGGTACGAGCCCTGCGTGGACCACGGCGTTTGCCGTGCACATTCTTGTGAACACCGAACAGGGCGCTTGCTACCGTACCTCAGACGCCATGCAGTGGATGCGGGATGGGGGGTATGGCTCGATCGAGGAACTTGAGCGGACGGCAGTGGTACAAGGCTGGCGACCGTCTGAAGGGTGA